One Setaria viridis chromosome 7, Setaria_viridis_v4.0, whole genome shotgun sequence genomic region harbors:
- the LOC117865383 gene encoding uncharacterized protein, whose amino-acid sequence MAAGASIWLPWYLSYKSRSSPRRFRLPSAFEPSCLPASRSVHPRLPRFLRSKPRALLPVSVDLLPPPAMGSWGVSHFTSSRAEGLVRKGLLCERTAAGEWELPGMEQVPSPPPGYVISFAHFHERGFASPPSRFFRGLLHHYGLELQHLNPNGIQHIAAFIALCEGFLGIEPHFSLWKYFFTVSLYQKSGKAGSQQRSPPVPIGCAGIHLRHTRSKEYMTVKTSASHKGWHNQWFYVKSYPDSPLPAFTGRTIDAAPEVWAYGPVEKKKKRFSDLLQAIEQLKRNGLTGAGVIGAYHARRVAPLMLRTRPLGAMTPDTPTEGTALATGTLAASEIRQWLREALEDKDVKYPIPGHPPMRPEAGFIDLVRSWGIIFLPLCPAICRSDVELFCVCRAR is encoded by the coding sequence atggcggccggggcgtcgatttggcttccctgGTACCTTTCCTATAAAAGCAGGAGCTCGCCGCGCCGGTTTCGCCTTCCTTCCGCATTCGAGCCTTCTTGCCTTCCAGCCTCACGCTCAGTTCATCCGCGCTTGCCTCGTTTCCTTCGCTCCAAGCCACGCGCTCTTCTTCCCGtctccgtcgatctcctccctcctccggcaaTGGGTTCCTGGGGGGTTTCTCATttcacctcctcgcgcgccgagggcctggtgcggaagggtctcctctgcgagaggacggcggcgggcgagtgggagctgccggggatGGAGCAAGTTCCGTCGCCTCCCCCCGGCTACGTCATCTCattcgctcacttccatgagcgggggttcgcttctcccccgagccgcttcttccgcgggctcctccaccactatgggctcgagctccagcacctcaaccccaacgggatccagcacattgcggcgttcatcgcgctgtgcgagggattcctgggcatcgagccccacttctcgctgtggaaatacTTTTTCACAGTGAGTTTGTACCAGAAGTCGGGGAAagccgggagccagcagcggtcgcctccggtgccgatcgggtgcgccgggatccatcttcgtcatactcgctccaaagagtacatgacggtgaagacctcggcgtcccacaaggggtggcacaaccagtggttctacgtgaagagctacccggactcccccctgccggctttcactggccgcaccatcgacgcggcgccggaggtatgggcgtacgggccggtggagaagaagaagaagcggttctccgacctgctgcaggccatcgagcagctgaagaggaacgggctcaccggcgccggggtcatcggagcgtaccacgcccgacgggtggcgccgctgatgctccggaccCGTCCGCTCGGCGCCATGACCCCTGAcacgccgaccgagggcaccgccctAGCGACGGgcacgctcgccgcctccgagattcGGCAATGgcttcgggaggcgctggaggacaaggacgtcaagtacccgattcccgggcacccgccgatgcgcccggaggcgggcttcatagacctggtaaggagttGGGGCATCATCTTCCTTCCTTTGTGTCCTGCTATTTGTCGCTCTGACGTGGAGCTGTTTTGCGTTTGCAGGGCTCGCTAA